A region from the Candidatus Hydrogenedentota bacterium genome encodes:
- a CDS encoding glycosyltransferase family 1 protein: MLDDLLKYVPNHLHPAYLGLLANIPDHMVRVAVAGESCAATGYLLKKRPGAQVIGAVRRLRLARVAEQLLDAVVRTPEEISTLPEGGLDALLLSSIESSSAEALDWLEQLAPKLRVQGLVYALFGEPAFAEPGTQSIEELERDLVAELGRRGFFVYQRWPLEDPQTPDGTHRGLLIAAVTAAYNPVQHARELLEAARPEAAYHVLEQIPQPYLVNPASRTTVGLARLEVLAEWIRVVQGHDQSNLLTRALSEFYQLSDADPRNPAPGIAMAECWDRAGDPEMAGRMLRTAAHVAPSEVVSRRRECPGAMSGSTANPFATVPAWDGTRPFRVLYLLHPRPHYGLDVLYDGLCACLGDENVIDYPWKATLHGGETPEHRHYPCRFNRLGTGETLQSICDALRQRAFDFILFGDVEGSLPPEEVRDILDARGDCPVFLMDGLDEMGNFRYRVQQRLGLPEFAGYFKREMHRCVAYGPNTWPMPFAYSESLGLRAPVGRRSHDFFWAGHRRFGQRRLYLETLEERYGWNLSTQFEQEAYQARIRDSRIGLNCFGMGFDTVRYWELPAQGCMLLSDRLPIHIPHNFEDGVHAAFFGDLQELVEKVDYYLNRPEEVQAIAEVGRRHFLQYHTNRARAGQLLGRVECVLRERGAW; the protein is encoded by the coding sequence CCGGGGCGCAGGTGATCGGGGCCGTCAGGCGATTGCGCCTCGCCCGGGTAGCCGAACAGTTGCTGGATGCCGTCGTCCGCACGCCCGAAGAGATATCGACCCTGCCGGAAGGCGGTCTCGATGCGCTGCTCCTTTCCAGTATCGAATCGTCGTCGGCCGAAGCACTGGACTGGCTGGAGCAACTGGCCCCGAAGCTTCGGGTGCAGGGGCTGGTATACGCACTCTTCGGAGAGCCCGCCTTCGCGGAACCCGGCACCCAGTCCATCGAGGAGCTCGAACGCGATCTTGTGGCGGAGCTCGGGCGGCGCGGCTTTTTTGTGTATCAGCGTTGGCCCCTCGAAGACCCTCAGACCCCGGACGGAACCCATCGAGGTCTTCTGATTGCGGCCGTTACCGCCGCCTACAATCCAGTCCAGCATGCGAGAGAACTGCTGGAGGCCGCCCGGCCCGAAGCGGCGTACCACGTGTTGGAGCAGATCCCGCAGCCCTATCTGGTCAATCCCGCGTCCAGAACCACAGTGGGGCTTGCCAGGCTCGAAGTGCTGGCGGAATGGATCCGCGTCGTTCAGGGGCATGACCAATCCAACCTGCTCACCCGCGCCCTGAGCGAGTTCTACCAGCTCTCCGACGCGGATCCCCGAAATCCAGCGCCCGGCATCGCCATGGCGGAATGCTGGGACCGTGCCGGCGACCCGGAAATGGCCGGGCGGATGCTCCGAACCGCCGCGCATGTGGCCCCATCGGAGGTGGTGAGCCGCCGCCGTGAATGTCCTGGCGCCATGTCCGGTTCAACCGCCAACCCTTTCGCAACGGTTCCGGCCTGGGACGGAACCCGCCCCTTCCGCGTGCTCTACCTGCTTCATCCCCGACCGCACTACGGTCTCGATGTGCTCTATGACGGGCTGTGTGCGTGCCTGGGGGACGAAAATGTGATCGACTACCCCTGGAAGGCCACGCTTCACGGCGGAGAGACACCCGAACACCGCCACTATCCCTGCCGCTTCAACCGCCTTGGCACCGGAGAAACCCTGCAAAGCATCTGCGACGCCCTGCGCCAAAGGGCCTTTGACTTTATCCTCTTTGGCGATGTGGAGGGCAGCCTGCCCCCGGAGGAGGTGCGGGACATCCTCGACGCCCGGGGCGATTGTCCGGTCTTTCTCATGGACGGTCTGGACGAAATGGGGAACTTTCGCTACCGGGTCCAGCAGCGCCTCGGCCTGCCCGAGTTTGCCGGTTACTTCAAGCGGGAGATGCACCGATGCGTAGCCTATGGGCCCAATACCTGGCCCATGCCCTTCGCCTATTCGGAGTCGCTCGGGCTGCGGGCGCCTGTGGGCCGCCGTTCCCACGATTTCTTCTGGGCGGGTCATCGCAGATTCGGCCAGCGGCGTTTATACCTGGAAACACTGGAGGAGCGCTATGGATGGAATCTGAGCACCCAATTTGAGCAGGAAGCCTACCAGGCCCGGATCCGCGACAGCCGTATCGGCCTCAACTGCTTTGGCATGGGTTTTGACACCGTCCGTTACTGGGAGTTGCCCGCGCAGGGCTGCATGCTCCTGAGCGACCGGCTCCCCATTCACATCCCCCATAATTTCGAAGACGGCGTTCACGCCGCTTTCTTCGGAGACCTGCAAGAACTCGTGGAAAAGGTGGACTACTATCTGAACCGGCCGGAAGAAGTTCAGGCCATCGCGGAGGTGGGCCGTCGCCACTTTCTCCAGTACCACACCAATCGGGCCCGGGCGGGACAGTTGCTCGGGCGGGTAGAATGCGTGCTGCGGGAACGGGGAGCCTGGTAA